GGGCGTACGGATCTCGTGGCTTATGTTGGCGAGAAAGGCGGACTTGAGACGGTTCATGTTCTCGGCCGTCTCCTTGGCGTCCACCAGCTCCTGCTCGTGTTCGACGCGGCGGAGCACACTTTCGGCGTTCTGGGCCAGGAGGTCGAGCAGGCGCACGTCGAAGGGGGAAATGGCGTCGGCCTCGGTCATGCCGAGGGACAGGGTGCCGTACGGGCCGAGCGGCACGTACGCGACGCTCTGCACTCGGTCGGACGCATCGACCAGGCCGCCCTCCGCGGCATCGTCGTAGTGCAACGTGGTGCCGGCCCGAAAGGCCTTGGCGACCGCCCGCGGGCCGTCAACGGCGTAGGGCTCACGCGATCCCAAGACCTCCTGGTAGGCGGATGAGGCGACCGCCGGGACGAGGCGGCCATCCTCGGCGTAGCGGACCGCGCAGATGGGATAGCCCAGCGTATCAGTGACCAAATTGAGGAGCACCTCGGCCAGTTCGTTGGGGGTCTCGGACTGTGCAAGGGTGCTCATGGCGTCGTAAAGCGCCTCTACGCGCTGCTCGCGGCCGCGCAGCGCTTCGGCGGTGCGGTGGCGCTCAATGGCGATGCCGGCCAGGGACCGGGCCTGATCGATGAGCGTCCGCTCCCTTTCGGTGGGGGCGGTGGGCCCCTCGTGGTAGAGCGCAAACGTCCCCAGAACGTCGTCGCCCGAGTCAAAGATGGGAACCGACCAGCAGGCACGGAGCCCGTGCGACAGGGCGAGGTCCCGGTAGTCGGCCCAGCGCGGGTCGCTCGCGATGTCCTCGGCGATCACGGGGGCGCCTTCGTGCATGGCCGTTCCACAGGATCCGGCGGCCGGGCCGATTCCCACGCCGTCAATGGCTTCGTTGTACGCGTCGGGCAGGTGGGGCGCCACGCCGTGCCGGATGCGTCCCTGGGCGCGATCACAGAACAGGACCGACCCGATCATGCCGGGACACTGTGCTTCGATGGCCGTGATGAGATCCCGCAGGATAGTTTCGAGGGGGGTGCCCGTGGCCACCTGCCGGAGCGTGTCCAACTGGAGGCGGAGTTGCTGCTCGGCTTCCTTGCGCTCGGTGATGTCTGTCGCCACGCCGGCGATCCGGGACGGAGAGCCGTCTTCCTCGATAATGTCGAGTCGTGACTCGACCCAGAGGCGTCCGCGCTCCGGATGCTGGACGCGGAATTCCTGCTGGACCGGCCAGTCGATCGCCTCCTCCTGTTGGCGTTCCGCGTCGGCCAGCAGTTCCTCTTTGTCGTCGGGATGGATGTGCGTGAGCCAGGCCGTGGGCTCCTCGCGGAGCTTCTCGGCCGAGACGCCGTAGATCCGCTCAGCGGTCGGGTTTATGTACTCGATTTCCGAGTAGTCCGTGGGCACCAGGAAAAGCGCGTCCTGCACGTTTTCCGCAAACTGCTCAAGGCGGCGACGGACCGTCCGGAGTTCCTGCTCGCGCTCCTTGCGCTCGGTGATGTCCACGTGCGTGCCCACCATGCGGAGCGGCGTTCCGTCCTCGGCCCGCTCTACGATCCGGCCCCGGTCGAGCACCCACCGCCACGAGCCGTCCTTGTGACGCATCCGAATCTCCTGGTCGAGATAGGGGATCTCGCCGCGGGCGTGGCGTTCGATGTCGTCGTGGACACGCTTGAGGTCGTCAGGATGGGTGTGGCGCTCGAAGAACGACCTGTCAGATTCAACCTCGTCGAGTGTGTAGCCGAGAATGGCCGCCCAGCGCTCGTCGTAGACCGTGTCGCCCGTCTGCATGTTCAAGTCCCACATGCCGGCGCCCCCGCCAATCAGGGCCATCTCCAGGCGCTCGCGTTGCTCCTTGATTGCCTCCCGCCGCTCGTACGCGTCGGTCACGTCGCGGAAGACCATGACCACCCCCAGCAGGTCGCCGTTGTCGGTACGGATGGGGGCTGCGCTGTCGGCAATCTGGTGCTCGGTGCCGTCGCGGGCGGTGAGGACCGTGTGGTTGGCGAGCCCCACCGTCCGGCCCTCGCGCAGTACCTTGTGGACTGGGCTCTCCACTGGTTCGTCCGTCTTGGTATTGTGAATGTGGAAGATCTCCTCCAGAGGGCGCCCTTCGACCTCCGTGTGGGACCACCCGGTGAGGCGCTCGGCGACGGCGTTCATCTCGGTGATGTGGCCGTCGCGGTCGGTAGCGATGACGGCGTCGCCGATGGAAGAGAGCGTGACCGACAGGTACTCTTCGCGCTCCTGAAGTGCCTGCTCCCGCTCCTTGCGCGCCGTAATGTCGTTGAAGTAAACCGACAGGCCGCCGTCGAACGGATAGGCATTGACGCTGAACCAGACCTCAAACGGCGGAGAATACGCCTCGAAGTGGACGGGCTCGCCCGTTTCTACGGCGCGGTGGTATTCCTCGTAGTTTGGAAGCTCCTTCGTCTCGGGGAACGCCTCCCAGATCGTTTCGCCCAGTATCTCCTCCCGAGAACACTTGAGAAGTGCCTCGGCCTGCTGGTTGACATAGGTAAACCGCCACTCCTCGTCCAGCGCGTAGAATGCGTCGGTAATGCTTTCGAGGATCTCTTCACGGTGGCGAGGCTGCGCGCGGTGCTCCAGTTCATCCATGACGATGTCGGCCAGCTCGCGGAGCGTTTGACGATCGTCCTCGGAGAGGCCCTCGGGTCGCGGCGTCGAGTCGAGCACGCAAAGCCGCCCGAGCGCATGGCCCTCAGGCGTTGTGATGGCGGCGCCGGCGTAGAAGCGAACGGTTGGCTCGCCAGCCACGAGCGGGTGGTCTTGAAAGCGCGGCTTGTCGGTTGCGTCCTCAACGACGAAGAGCTCCTCGGTGCCGAGCTTCCGGGCGGAGAGCGACACGTCAAGGTCCACCTGCTGAGCATCGTGGCCCACCTGTGCCTCGGCCCATCGGGAGTGGTCGTCGACGAAATGGACACCGGCCATGGACGCGTCAAGGAGGCGCGCCGCTAGATTGGCAACGCGACTGAATGCCTCTTCGGTGGGGCTACCGGAGACGTCGTAGCGACCCAGGGCGGCGAGCCGGTCGGGGTCTGAGAGGGAGCCAGGGTCGACATCGTCCATCGTGCGCAGAATAGTGTTATGGATTCAATGGGGCGTCCAGTCCGCTACGCCCACGGCAGGCAGATGGAGGGGGAGAAAAAAGCAGGAGTAAGTGCAGCACTAAGTTGATATTGATAAGCATAAGAGTTGCAAGGGTCTTCAAAAAGCCTTACCACTGAATGTTAGAGCGAGGCCGACCCATCGCAGCGAGTGTATGCGAATGGTTACAAGAGTAGTGCCGGACCAACGGGATCGCGGCGTCCGAGAGGGGCGAAACCCACGAGGCACCGGGCTCAGAGGCGAAAATGACACCTGTGGCGCACGCCAGGGCGGCCTGCGATCGTCGTGGTCGTGCGCTGTGTGAAAGGGAAAAGGAATTCAAGGTCCTCCCCGACAGAGTTGAATCCGTGGCTTCGGGTGAAGACCGGCCTGCCCTTCAGGTCAGGTTGAGGGGGCACGTCCAGGACTTCTCCCAGGTCCTACAGTCTTGTATTCTACAGTCTCATAGACATGCGCCTCGTCGCCTGACGGCAACGATCTGAGGAGACATTCCAGACAATCTCAGCAACTGGAAAGAATTCGCTTCAGCGCCGGGCGGGGGCGTGCACAGATGCACGAGAGAGAGCCCGTCGAAGTCCCTCTGGGGCGGACTCCCACTGAGCGTCGCGAGTCAGTCGCCCGACGCACAGTCGATATACAAAAGCCCCACGCCGGATTGGTCTCTGGAAGGGACTCCCGACGCGGGGCGCCCACAGCTACGTGGGCAAGATCTAAAAACCGTTTTGGATCTGCTTTCGTCGTGGATACACTCAGGTCGCCACCAACACACAGCCCAGTCGTTCTGGGGACGACGACCGTTACGATGCGAATGATGGGTTGGAGAAGGACGCAGGCTTTCTTACGTTGGCAATGCTCTGATCATTGTCCCGAATAAATTCGCGGGACAAGCGTGCCGTTCTCGTTTTCACAATTCTGTACGTCCGCGTGGCCGACGCACCGTGTCGGATTTTGTGTACTGGGGATCTTCATCTCGGGCGCTACCCGTCCCGCACCCAGTCGCGCGACCGGACGTGGGCGGTCGATCACGTGTGGGAGGACACGGTGTCGTACGCCGTACAGCAGGCGGTGGACGTGGTGGTGCTGACGGGGGACGTCGTTGACGAGCAGAACAAGCGGTACGAGGCACTGGGCCCGATCCAGCGGGGCCTCCGCCGGCTCGAAGAGGCTGGAATTCCGGTCGTGGCGGTGGCCGGGAATCACGACTTCGATGCGCTTCCCCGCCTGGCCGAGATGGTTGAGGCGGAGCACTTCCACCTTCTGGGGCGTGGCGGAGAGTGGAGCACCACCACTGTGACGCCGGAGGGGCGTTCGCCTGTCCAATTTGTGGGGTGGTCGTTCCGGAAGGCACACGCACAGGACTCCCCGGTCGAGTCGTTTCCGGAGGAGCACCTCCGCGACGACGGCCCGACGGTGGGGGTGTTGCACGCCGACCTGAATGCCCCCGAGAGCGTCTACGCCCCAGTGTCGCTCGACGCCCTGCGCCAGTGCCCCGTATCGGCGTGGCTCCTGGGCCACATCCATGCGCCCTCGCTGCGAGACGACCGATCGCCCCCCGTGCTGTACCCCGGCTCGCTCCAGCCGCTGGACCCGTCAGAGACGGGCCCCCACGGTCCCTGGCGTGTAGAGGTAGCCCCGGACGGGGACGGTACGGCGACACAGGCGACACAACTGCCCCGCGCCACCCTCCGCTACGAGCACCTCAACGTGAGTGTGGACGCGATAAAAGAGGAAGGGGCCGTCGAGGCCGCGGTGACGGACGCGATGCGCGACCGACTCCGAACGGCCTGCGAGGAAGGCCCCACGCCGCAGCGGCTCGTCTGTCGCCTCACGCTCACGGGCCGCACGTCCGCCCACCGTGCGGTGTGCGACCTGGCGGAGACGTGGCCGGGCAAGCTCGAGGTGCCGGTTGCGGAGTCGACCGCTGTCGTGGAGGCGGCCACCGCCCGAACGCGCCCGGCCCTCGACCTGGAGCGCATTGCGGAGGGCACCGATCCGCCGGCCGTGCTCGCCCAGCTTCTTCTGGCGGTGCGGGACGGGGAGGAGGACGAGCACGCCCAGGACGCCTGGGCCGCGATCAAGGAGGCGTGCTCGGCGGTCCAGAACTCGCCTGCCTACGACCCGCTCCCCGACGCGGACGCCCTGTCGCCGGATCAGGAGACGCTCGCCGACATGGTCCAGCGTCAGGGACTCCTGCTCCTCGACGAACTGCGCTCTCAGACCGACGCTGTGCCCCACGAATGACGGATGTCCCCCCCGATACGCCAACCGCGACGGTCGACGCTGCACTCCACGTCCGCCGCCTCGCTGTGCAACGGATGTACGGCCGGCCGTTCGGGCTCGACCTGGAGGGACTCGACTCGGGCGTCAATGTCATCGCGGGGCCGAACGGCTCCGGCAAGACCACCCTCGCACGGGCCATGGCGGTGCTCCTGTGGCCGGAGGCCCACGACGGGTGGGGGCGGCCCCTCCTCGAGGGGACGTTTCGCCTGAACGGCGAGCTGTGGCGGGGCGACGTGGAGGGAAGCCGTGTGCAGTACCAGAAGGGGGGTGCCCCGGCGAGCCCGCCGTCGATGCCGCCGCCCAGTCACCGGGATCGCTACCACGTGTCCCTGCACGATCTGCTCGCCGCGACCGAGGACTCGGAGCGGGCCCTGGCCGACGCCATCCTGCAGGAGGCCCAGGGCGGGTACGACGTGCCGGGCGCCGCCGGGACGCTTGGCTTTGGCGAGTACGCGAAGGGAGCGCTGAAGGAGACGCGCGCGGTCGAAGAGGCACGGGGGCGTGTGGAGGAGGCCCGGTCGCTGCACCGGGACCTGGAGCGCAAAGAGCGGTCGTTGCGGCGCCTCCGTCGCG
This window of the Salinibacter grassmerensis genome carries:
- a CDS encoding metallophosphoesterase family protein, whose product is MADAPCRILCTGDLHLGRYPSRTQSRDRTWAVDHVWEDTVSYAVQQAVDVVVLTGDVVDEQNKRYEALGPIQRGLRRLEEAGIPVVAVAGNHDFDALPRLAEMVEAEHFHLLGRGGEWSTTTVTPEGRSPVQFVGWSFRKAHAQDSPVESFPEEHLRDDGPTVGVLHADLNAPESVYAPVSLDALRQCPVSAWLLGHIHAPSLRDDRSPPVLYPGSLQPLDPSETGPHGPWRVEVAPDGDGTATQATQLPRATLRYEHLNVSVDAIKEEGAVEAAVTDAMRDRLRTACEEGPTPQRLVCRLTLTGRTSAHRAVCDLAETWPGKLEVPVAESTAVVEAATARTRPALDLERIAEGTDPPAVLAQLLLAVRDGEEDEHAQDAWAAIKEACSAVQNSPAYDPLPDADALSPDQETLADMVQRQGLLLLDELRSQTDAVPHE
- a CDS encoding PAS domain S-box protein → MDDVDPGSLSDPDRLAALGRYDVSGSPTEEAFSRVANLAARLLDASMAGVHFVDDHSRWAEAQVGHDAQQVDLDVSLSARKLGTEELFVVEDATDKPRFQDHPLVAGEPTVRFYAGAAITTPEGHALGRLCVLDSTPRPEGLSEDDRQTLRELADIVMDELEHRAQPRHREEILESITDAFYALDEEWRFTYVNQQAEALLKCSREEILGETIWEAFPETKELPNYEEYHRAVETGEPVHFEAYSPPFEVWFSVNAYPFDGGLSVYFNDITARKEREQALQEREEYLSVTLSSIGDAVIATDRDGHITEMNAVAERLTGWSHTEVEGRPLEEIFHIHNTKTDEPVESPVHKVLREGRTVGLANHTVLTARDGTEHQIADSAAPIRTDNGDLLGVVMVFRDVTDAYERREAIKEQRERLEMALIGGGAGMWDLNMQTGDTVYDERWAAILGYTLDEVESDRSFFERHTHPDDLKRVHDDIERHARGEIPYLDQEIRMRHKDGSWRWVLDRGRIVERAEDGTPLRMVGTHVDITERKEREQELRTVRRRLEQFAENVQDALFLVPTDYSEIEYINPTAERIYGVSAEKLREEPTAWLTHIHPDDKEELLADAERQQEEAIDWPVQQEFRVQHPERGRLWVESRLDIIEEDGSPSRIAGVATDITERKEAEQQLRLQLDTLRQVATGTPLETILRDLITAIEAQCPGMIGSVLFCDRAQGRIRHGVAPHLPDAYNEAIDGVGIGPAAGSCGTAMHEGAPVIAEDIASDPRWADYRDLALSHGLRACWSVPIFDSGDDVLGTFALYHEGPTAPTERERTLIDQARSLAGIAIERHRTAEALRGREQRVEALYDAMSTLAQSETPNELAEVLLNLVTDTLGYPICAVRYAEDGRLVPAVASSAYQEVLGSREPYAVDGPRAVAKAFRAGTTLHYDDAAEGGLVDASDRVQSVAYVPLGPYGTLSLGMTEADAISPFDVRLLDLLAQNAESVLRRVEHEQELVDAKETAENMNRLKSAFLANISHEIRTPLTSILGFAEAIGEEVEGARQVAEVDLTSLAKFSSLIEQSGQRLMDTLTGVLNLSKLQAGEMDLRLEPVNLVAEAQAAADEFVTRVRDAGVDLTTQGAEDAVWARADQGGLQIVLRNLLSNAIKYTEEGGQVWVRVRTDAEQAPVLEVEDTGIGMDPQTADMLFEAFKQASEGIGRAYEGTGLGLTVTKEVLDQMGGSIEVETEEDEGSRFTVRFPRAEEEK